A portion of the Pseudomonas sp. GR 6-02 genome contains these proteins:
- the argE gene encoding acetylornithine deacetylase, with protein sequence MPLPSMKDQFAALIAAPSVSCTQPNLDQTNRPVIDLLATWLGELGFACDIQQVSPGKFNLLASFGSGPGGLVLAGHSDTVPYDAALWQTDPLKLTEVDGRWVGLGSCDMKGFFALAIEAVKPLLDQPFKQPLLILATCDEESSMSGARALAEAGRPLGRAAVIGEPTGLKPIRLHKGVMMERIDILGQSGHSSDPSLGHSALEAMHDAIGELRGLRLAWQREFRNPQFSVPQPTMNFGCIHGGDNPNRICGQCSLEFDLRPLPGMDPSALRAAILQKLNPIAARHQVKIDYAPLFPEVPPFEQAEDSELVRVAEKLTGHRAEAVAFGTEAPYLQRLGCETLVLGPGDIACAHQPGEYLEMSRLQPTVHLLRQLIEHYCLTPASLV encoded by the coding sequence ATGCCTTTGCCGTCCATGAAAGATCAGTTCGCTGCGCTGATCGCCGCGCCGTCCGTCAGCTGTACCCAACCGAATCTGGATCAAACCAATCGGCCGGTCATCGACTTGTTGGCGACATGGCTCGGGGAGCTGGGTTTTGCCTGCGACATCCAGCAGGTCAGCCCCGGCAAGTTCAACCTGCTGGCCAGTTTCGGTTCCGGTCCCGGCGGCCTGGTGCTGGCCGGTCATAGCGATACGGTGCCGTACGACGCGGCGTTGTGGCAGACCGACCCGCTGAAACTGACGGAAGTGGACGGCCGTTGGGTCGGCCTGGGCAGTTGCGACATGAAGGGCTTTTTTGCCCTGGCCATCGAAGCCGTCAAACCCTTGCTCGACCAACCATTCAAGCAACCCTTGCTGATTCTTGCGACCTGCGATGAAGAAAGCTCGATGTCCGGTGCGCGTGCCTTGGCCGAAGCCGGGCGGCCACTAGGTCGTGCGGCGGTGATTGGCGAGCCGACAGGGCTGAAACCGATCCGTCTGCACAAAGGCGTGATGATGGAGCGCATCGACATCCTCGGTCAGAGCGGTCACTCCTCGGACCCGAGCCTGGGCCATAGCGCCCTTGAAGCCATGCACGATGCCATCGGCGAACTGCGCGGCTTGCGTCTGGCGTGGCAGCGGGAATTTCGTAATCCGCAGTTCAGTGTGCCGCAGCCGACGATGAATTTCGGCTGCATTCACGGTGGCGATAACCCCAACCGCATCTGCGGCCAGTGCTCGCTGGAATTTGACTTGCGTCCGCTGCCAGGCATGGACCCCAGTGCCCTGCGCGCGGCGATTTTGCAGAAGCTCAACCCTATTGCCGCACGGCACCAGGTGAAGATCGATTACGCGCCATTGTTCCCCGAAGTGCCGCCATTCGAGCAGGCCGAGGACTCGGAATTGGTGAGGGTCGCCGAAAAGCTCACCGGCCATCGCGCCGAAGCAGTGGCGTTCGGCACAGAAGCGCCTTATCTTCAGCGCCTTGGCTGTGAAACACTGGTCTTGGGCCCCGGCGATATCGCCTGCGCCCACCAACCGGGGGAATACCTCGAAATGTCACGTTTGCAGCCTACCGTGCATCTATTACGTCAACTGATCGAACATTACTGCCTGACGCCGGCGTCGCTCGTATAA
- the argA gene encoding amino-acid N-acetyltransferase, with amino-acid sequence MPEYVNWLRHASPYINAHRDCTFVVMLPGDGVEHPNFGNIVHDLVLLHSLGVRLVLVHGSRPQIETRLAARGLTPHYHHGMRITDAATLECVIDAVGQLRIAIEARLSMDMASSPMQGSRLRVASGNLVTARPIGVLEGVDYHHTGEVRRVDRKGINRLLDERSIVLLSPLGYSPTGEIFNLACEDVATRAAIDLGADKLLLFGAELGLLDEQGRLVRELRPQQVPAHLQRLGSNYQAELLDAAAEACRGGVARSHIVSYAEDGALLTELFTRDGGGTLVAQEQFEVVREAAIEDVGGLLDLISPLEEQGILVRRSREVLEREIEQFSVVEREGMIIACAALYQIADSDAGELACLAVNPEYRHGGRGDELLERIETRARAQGLKTLFVLTTRTAHWFRERGFVPSSVDRLPSARASLYNYQRNSKIFEKAL; translated from the coding sequence ATGCCCGAATACGTCAATTGGCTTCGTCACGCTTCGCCTTACATCAACGCCCACCGCGATTGCACCTTCGTCGTCATGCTGCCCGGCGACGGTGTGGAGCACCCGAACTTCGGCAATATCGTCCACGACCTGGTGCTGCTGCACAGCCTGGGCGTGCGACTGGTGCTGGTTCACGGTTCGCGTCCGCAAATTGAAACCCGCCTCGCTGCTCGCGGCCTGACCCCGCACTACCACCACGGCATGCGCATCACCGATGCGGCGACGCTGGAGTGCGTGATCGATGCGGTCGGCCAACTGCGCATCGCCATCGAAGCGCGGTTGTCCATGGACATGGCCTCGTCGCCGATGCAGGGCTCGCGCCTGCGGGTGGCCAGCGGCAATCTGGTCACTGCGCGGCCGATCGGCGTGCTCGAAGGTGTCGATTATCACCACACCGGCGAAGTGCGCCGGGTCGACCGCAAGGGCATCAATCGCCTGCTGGACGAACGCTCCATCGTGCTGTTGTCGCCGTTGGGTTACTCGCCGACCGGCGAAATCTTCAACCTCGCCTGCGAAGACGTCGCGACCCGCGCGGCCATCGACCTGGGCGCAGACAAGTTGCTGCTGTTCGGCGCCGAGCTCGGTCTGCTGGATGAACAGGGTCGTCTGGTTCGCGAGTTGCGTCCGCAACAAGTGCCGGCACACCTGCAACGCCTGGGCAGCAACTATCAGGCCGAGCTGCTGGATGCGGCCGCTGAGGCATGTCGGGGCGGTGTGGCGCGCAGTCATATCGTCAGCTACGCCGAAGACGGCGCGCTGCTGACCGAACTGTTCACCCGTGACGGTGGCGGTACGCTGGTGGCCCAGGAGCAATTCGAGGTGGTGCGCGAGGCGGCCATCGAGGACGTCGGCGGTTTGCTGGACTTGATCAGCCCGCTGGAAGAGCAGGGCATTCTGGTACGCCGTTCCCGCGAGGTGCTGGAGCGTGAGATCGAGCAGTTCAGTGTGGTCGAGCGTGAAGGCATGATTATCGCCTGCGCGGCGCTGTATCAGATTGCCGATTCGGATGCGGGGGAGCTGGCGTGCCTGGCGGTGAACCCGGAGTACCGTCATGGCGGTCGCGGTGATGAATTGCTGGAGCGCATCGAAACCCGCGCCCGGGCTCAGGGCCTGAAAACCCTGTTCGTGCTCACCACCCGGACCGCCCACTGGTTCCGTGAGCGGGGTTTCGTGCCGAGCAGCGTCGATCGCCTGCCGTCGGCGCGGGCGTCGCTTTACAACTATCAGCGTAATTCGAAGATCTTCGAAAAAGCCCTCTGA